The following coding sequences lie in one Rhinolophus ferrumequinum isolate MPI-CBG mRhiFer1 chromosome 16, mRhiFer1_v1.p, whole genome shotgun sequence genomic window:
- the KAZALD1 gene encoding kazal-type serine protease inhibitor domain-containing protein 1 isoform X2 yields the protein MLQTPADVLALPLLLLLVVQAPPPTGARPSPGPDYLQRGWLRLLAEGEGCAPCQPEECATPRGCLAGRVRDPCDCCWECANIEGQLCDLDPSAHFYGRCGEQLECRLDTGGDLSRGEVPEPLCACRSQRPLCGSDGRTYAQICRLQEAARARPDANLTVAHPGPCESEPQIVSHPYDIWNVTGQDVIFGCEVFAYPMASIEWRKDGLEIQLPGDDPHISVQFRGGPQRFEVTGWLQIQAVRPSDEGTYRCLARNALGQVEAPASLTVLTPDQLNSTGIPPLPSLHLVPEEEVESEEGDDYY from the exons ATGCTACAGACACCCGCAGATGTCTTGGCGCTGCCCCTGCTACTGCTGCTGGTGGTACAGGCGCCGCCCCCGACTGGCGCGCGGCCGTCCCCAGGCCCGGATTACCTGCAGCGCGGCTGGCTGCGGCTATTGGCGGAGGGCGAGGGCTGCGCTCCCTGCCAGCCAGAGGAGTGCGCCACGCCACGGGGCTGCCTGGCAGGCCGGGTGCGCGACCCGTGCGACTGCTGCTGGGAGTGTGCCAACATCGAGggccagctctgtgacctggatCCCAGCGCCCACTTCTACGGGCGCTGCGGCGAGCAGCTTGAGTGCCGGTTGGATACAGGCGGAGACCTGAGCCGCGGAGAGGTGCCGGAGCCACTGTGTGCCTGCCGTTCGCAGCGCCCACTCTGTGGTTCCGATGGCCGCACCTATGCGCAGATCTGCCGCCTGCAGGAAGCGGCCCGCGCTCGGCCGGACGCCAACCTCACTGTGGCGCACCCAGGGCCCTGCGAATCGG aGCCCCAGATCGTATCGCACCCATATGACATTTGGAATGTGACGGGGCAGGATGTGATCTTTGGCTGTGAGGTGTTTGCCTACCCCATGGCCTCCATCGAGTGGAGAAAGGATGGCTTGGAAATTCAGCTGCCAGGGGATGACCCCCACATCTCTGTGCAG TTTAGGGGTGGACCCCAAAGGTTTGAGGTGACAGGCTGGCTACAGATTCAGGCTGTGCGTCCCAGCGATGAGGGCACCTACCGCTGCCTGGCCCGCAATGCCCTGGGCCAGGTGGAGGCCCCAGCTAGCCTGACTGTACTCACACCGG ACCAGCTGAACTCCACAGGCATTCCCCCACTGCCATCCCTGCACCTGGTTCCTGAGGAGGAGGTTGAGAGTGAAGAGGGCGATGATTACTACTAG
- the KAZALD1 gene encoding kazal-type serine protease inhibitor domain-containing protein 1 isoform X1 yields the protein MLQTPADVLALPLLLLLVVQAPPPTGARPSPGPDYLQRGWLRLLAEGEGCAPCQPEECATPRGCLAGRVRDPCDCCWECANIEGQLCDLDPSAHFYGRCGEQLECRLDTGGDLSRGEVPEPLCACRSQRPLCGSDGRTYAQICRLQEAARARPDANLTVAHPGPCESGFPPPSPEPQIVSHPYDIWNVTGQDVIFGCEVFAYPMASIEWRKDGLEIQLPGDDPHISVQFRGGPQRFEVTGWLQIQAVRPSDEGTYRCLARNALGQVEAPASLTVLTPDQLNSTGIPPLPSLHLVPEEEVESEEGDDYY from the exons ATGCTACAGACACCCGCAGATGTCTTGGCGCTGCCCCTGCTACTGCTGCTGGTGGTACAGGCGCCGCCCCCGACTGGCGCGCGGCCGTCCCCAGGCCCGGATTACCTGCAGCGCGGCTGGCTGCGGCTATTGGCGGAGGGCGAGGGCTGCGCTCCCTGCCAGCCAGAGGAGTGCGCCACGCCACGGGGCTGCCTGGCAGGCCGGGTGCGCGACCCGTGCGACTGCTGCTGGGAGTGTGCCAACATCGAGggccagctctgtgacctggatCCCAGCGCCCACTTCTACGGGCGCTGCGGCGAGCAGCTTGAGTGCCGGTTGGATACAGGCGGAGACCTGAGCCGCGGAGAGGTGCCGGAGCCACTGTGTGCCTGCCGTTCGCAGCGCCCACTCTGTGGTTCCGATGGCCGCACCTATGCGCAGATCTGCCGCCTGCAGGAAGCGGCCCGCGCTCGGCCGGACGCCAACCTCACTGTGGCGCACCCAGGGCCCTGCGAATCGG GcttcccacctccatccccagaGCCCCAGATCGTATCGCACCCATATGACATTTGGAATGTGACGGGGCAGGATGTGATCTTTGGCTGTGAGGTGTTTGCCTACCCCATGGCCTCCATCGAGTGGAGAAAGGATGGCTTGGAAATTCAGCTGCCAGGGGATGACCCCCACATCTCTGTGCAG TTTAGGGGTGGACCCCAAAGGTTTGAGGTGACAGGCTGGCTACAGATTCAGGCTGTGCGTCCCAGCGATGAGGGCACCTACCGCTGCCTGGCCCGCAATGCCCTGGGCCAGGTGGAGGCCCCAGCTAGCCTGACTGTACTCACACCGG ACCAGCTGAACTCCACAGGCATTCCCCCACTGCCATCCCTGCACCTGGTTCCTGAGGAGGAGGTTGAGAGTGAAGAGGGCGATGATTACTACTAG